A single region of the Cucumis melo cultivar AY unplaced genomic scaffold, USDA_Cmelo_AY_1.0 utg000376l, whole genome shotgun sequence genome encodes:
- the LOC127145954 gene encoding uncharacterized protein LOC127145954 isoform X4, with protein sequence MQRLVVKIVAKVKDEHKLFDEMRRRILSFKNHKYLSIWSIFKFLQNYKSLTWSVEMPIDFYINGTAISVCLKFLIIYPCCFGVCTQLASEPIFLTRPSN encoded by the exons ATGCAGAG gtTGGTGGTAAAAATTGTGGCTAAAGTGAAAGATGAACATAAGCTATTTGATGAAATGCGAAGGagaattttaagttttaagaaCCACAAGTATTT GAGCATTTGGAGCATTTTCAAGTTCTTGCAGAACTACAAGTCCCTTAC CTGGTCGGTGGAGATGCCGATTGATTTCTATATAAACGGCACAGCTATATCAGTATGTCTTAAATTCCTCATCATTTACCCTTGTTGTTTCGGTGTCTGCACTCAATTAGCCAGTGAACCTATATTTTTAACGAGACCATCAAATTAG
- the LOC127145954 gene encoding uncharacterized protein LOC127145954 isoform X3 → MQNLENIHVNPHNAEEEIDKTHLEVPFNRNHKLVVKIVAKVKDEHKLFDEMRRRILSFKNHKYLSIWSIFKFLQNYKSLTWSVEMPIDFYINGTAISVCLKFLIIYPCCFGVCTQLASEPIFLTRPSN, encoded by the exons ATGcaaaatctagaaaatatcCATGTGAATCCACATAATGCAGAG GAAGAAATCGACAAAACACATCTGGAAGTGCCTTTCAATCGCAATCACAA gtTGGTGGTAAAAATTGTGGCTAAAGTGAAAGATGAACATAAGCTATTTGATGAAATGCGAAGGagaattttaagttttaagaaCCACAAGTATTT GAGCATTTGGAGCATTTTCAAGTTCTTGCAGAACTACAAGTCCCTTAC CTGGTCGGTGGAGATGCCGATTGATTTCTATATAAACGGCACAGCTATATCAGTATGTCTTAAATTCCTCATCATTTACCCTTGTTGTTTCGGTGTCTGCACTCAATTAGCCAGTGAACCTATATTTTTAACGAGACCATCAAATTAG
- the LOC127145954 gene encoding uncharacterized protein LOC127145954 isoform X2, whose amino-acid sequence MQNLENIHVNPHNAEVQKQLNENPFLFSSFSVGRSSLFEEIDKTHLEVPFNRNHKLVVKIVAKVKDEHKLFDEMRRRILSFKNHKYFIWSIFKFLQNYKSLTWSVEMPIDFYINGTAISVCLKFLIIYPCCFGVCTQLASEPIFLTRPSN is encoded by the exons ATGcaaaatctagaaaatatcCATGTGAATCCACATAATGCAGAGGTACAAAAACAACTAAATGAGAATCCATTCCTTTTCTCATCCTTTTCAGTTGGGAGAAGCTCTCTTTTT GAAGAAATCGACAAAACACATCTGGAAGTGCCTTTCAATCGCAATCACAA gtTGGTGGTAAAAATTGTGGCTAAAGTGAAAGATGAACATAAGCTATTTGATGAAATGCGAAGGagaattttaagttttaagaaCCACAAGTATTT CATTTGGAGCATTTTCAAGTTCTTGCAGAACTACAAGTCCCTTAC CTGGTCGGTGGAGATGCCGATTGATTTCTATATAAACGGCACAGCTATATCAGTATGTCTTAAATTCCTCATCATTTACCCTTGTTGTTTCGGTGTCTGCACTCAATTAGCCAGTGAACCTATATTTTTAACGAGACCATCAAATTAG
- the LOC127145954 gene encoding uncharacterized protein LOC127145954 isoform X1 has protein sequence MQNLENIHVNPHNAEVQKQLNENPFLFSSFSVGRSSLFEEIDKTHLEVPFNRNHKLVVKIVAKVKDEHKLFDEMRRRILSFKNHKYLSIWSIFKFLQNYKSLTWSVEMPIDFYINGTAISVCLKFLIIYPCCFGVCTQLASEPIFLTRPSN, from the exons ATGcaaaatctagaaaatatcCATGTGAATCCACATAATGCAGAGGTACAAAAACAACTAAATGAGAATCCATTCCTTTTCTCATCCTTTTCAGTTGGGAGAAGCTCTCTTTTT GAAGAAATCGACAAAACACATCTGGAAGTGCCTTTCAATCGCAATCACAA gtTGGTGGTAAAAATTGTGGCTAAAGTGAAAGATGAACATAAGCTATTTGATGAAATGCGAAGGagaattttaagttttaagaaCCACAAGTATTT GAGCATTTGGAGCATTTTCAAGTTCTTGCAGAACTACAAGTCCCTTAC CTGGTCGGTGGAGATGCCGATTGATTTCTATATAAACGGCACAGCTATATCAGTATGTCTTAAATTCCTCATCATTTACCCTTGTTGTTTCGGTGTCTGCACTCAATTAGCCAGTGAACCTATATTTTTAACGAGACCATCAAATTAG